A genomic region of Synechococcus sp. NOUM97013 contains the following coding sequences:
- a CDS encoding Ycf34 family protein, with the protein MCICVDCRWVDRCQAYHAVERQHGAPHLAETPDLKPVDPRIHISVMDLPDAQVGVEWDVRACGSFECDPGRWLRLRPGQELPR; encoded by the coding sequence ATGTGCATCTGCGTGGACTGCCGCTGGGTGGACCGATGCCAGGCCTATCACGCTGTGGAGAGGCAGCATGGTGCCCCTCACCTGGCGGAGACTCCGGATCTGAAACCCGTTGACCCCAGAATTCACATCAGTGTGATGGATCTACCTGATGCACAGGTTGGCGTTGAATGGGATGTGCGCGCCTGTGGCTCCTTTGAGTGCGATCCGGGCCGTTGGCTTCGGCTCAGGCCTGGACAGGAGTTGCCACGATGA
- a CDS encoding CCA tRNA nucleotidyltransferase, translated as MAAQLWRSLQPERWPLSIDQLPAGAVLVGGAVRDGLLGRLPETPDLDFIVPGQALASARRLARKHEGACVVLDAERDMARIALKGWTIDLAKQDGATLNEDLHRRDFRLNAIGLKLDGTTPRLLDPTGGLMDLREGRIAAVREKNLQDDPLRLLRGVRLMAELGMSIDAMTLEMIQRNRELLRRAAPERIQAEVLRLVAAPAAARAIQTTREMDLLQPWSTQNNTAFSPWSPAINEACALLTTDERAQALPLARLTALLSDTGLKQLRCSRQQMHRCARLRHWWMQTLGDEPCIHPDQLAEQDRLALHQDLENDLPAFILALPESEQTHWLKRWRNPQDPLFHPRPPLDGNSLQQNLKVHPGPTLGALIRHLTLERAYGRLTNREQALQAARSWLSHHPVSTAPNGSCD; from the coding sequence ATGGCTGCTCAGCTCTGGCGCAGTCTCCAACCGGAACGCTGGCCGCTGAGCATTGACCAGCTCCCAGCTGGCGCGGTTCTGGTGGGTGGCGCGGTGCGTGACGGGCTGCTCGGACGACTTCCCGAGACTCCAGATCTTGATTTCATAGTTCCTGGACAGGCTCTCGCCAGTGCGCGCCGGCTGGCTCGGAAGCATGAAGGCGCCTGTGTCGTGCTGGATGCCGAGCGAGACATGGCTCGCATCGCCCTGAAGGGGTGGACCATCGACCTGGCCAAGCAAGACGGTGCAACGCTGAACGAGGATCTGCACCGACGCGATTTCCGCCTCAACGCCATCGGTCTCAAGCTGGACGGCACGACCCCGCGTCTGCTGGATCCCACAGGCGGACTGATGGATCTGCGCGAGGGAAGGATCGCTGCAGTGCGAGAAAAAAACCTTCAAGACGACCCCCTGAGACTGCTGCGAGGGGTGCGGCTGATGGCGGAACTCGGCATGAGCATCGACGCAATGACGCTGGAAATGATTCAGCGGAACCGGGAGTTGCTCAGACGTGCAGCCCCGGAACGAATTCAGGCCGAAGTGCTCCGATTGGTGGCCGCACCCGCCGCAGCTCGCGCGATCCAAACAACAAGGGAGATGGACCTGTTACAGCCCTGGAGCACGCAAAACAACACGGCGTTCTCCCCGTGGTCACCAGCGATTAACGAGGCTTGTGCACTGCTGACAACTGACGAACGTGCTCAAGCCCTTCCTCTGGCTCGACTCACGGCGCTGCTGAGCGACACTGGACTCAAGCAGCTCCGATGCAGCCGTCAACAGATGCATCGTTGTGCACGGCTTCGCCATTGGTGGATGCAGACGCTTGGGGACGAGCCCTGCATCCATCCCGACCAGCTGGCGGAACAGGATCGACTCGCGCTTCATCAGGACCTTGAAAACGATCTCCCCGCCTTCATTCTCGCCTTACCCGAATCAGAGCAAACGCACTGGTTGAAGCGGTGGAGAAACCCTCAGGATCCGCTGTTCCATCCACGACCACCCTTGGATGGCAACAGCCTCCAACAAAACCTTAAAGTGCATCCAGGCCCGACTCTGGGCGCGCTGATCAGACACCTGACTCTTGAGCGCGCGTATGGTCGTCTCACCAACCGCGAGCAGGCGCTCCAAGCAGCGCGATCCTGGCTGTCCCATCACCCGGTTTCGACCGCCCCGAATGGGTCCTGTGATTAA